CTATTtgctgtttaaaaaaaaaagctttagtTGGTTTACACTGACTTGTTGCTGATTTCAGTTTCCTCCCcggggtaagttttttttgtcagtaGAGGTTCGTTTGCTTTTGTCATTTGCACGCCACATGCTCGATGGAATTCCCCAAAGGGACTTAGTGGTAATAAATAAcgttttttatttgctttctcaACGGCAGTTGAGAATCTGGTGTTGAGTCCCTTGTACTCGTGGGTTAAGAATCAAGATGCTGCCGCAGAGGTTGAAGAAGGCGATCACAGATAATCCAAAGAAACTTGGGAATTTGATTGACCTCGTGAATCTTCCGTCTACTCTACGTGAGTTCGTTGGTCAATCTCAGATCTCCCGTCTGGGTTGTTTCATGCGTGTCTGGTCCTATATCAAGACCAACAATCTTCAGGTTTGAACATGGGATCACTAGGTTATTTAGCTAAaggcgtttttttttttttagtgttttgtatCATTGAGTGATTTGGTTCTGTTTCTTATAGGATCCTACAAACAAGAATGTGGTGAATTGTGATGAGAAGCTGAAGAGCATTTTGCTCGGGAAGCAGCGAGTGGAGCTAGTCGAGCTTCCTTCTCTTATCAAGTTACATTTCCCCAAAGAACCAAAGTAGAATTGTCTGAAAATTGTAGTTCAACATTGGCTTCTTTGGGGtcgtttgttttttgttcacaAGATGTTCGTTTATGTTATTGGGAATGCTNGGGGATGCTTAAAGAGATAAGATTAGTACTTTTAAGTTCTAAAAGTTGAATACAAATTTTCTTTCTCGTTTATGGATTCAATTCCATTTCTGCTTTCTTATGTGAATAGTTTCTCCTTGTTGGGTGCTGATCTGATCCGTTTCTATGACATTAAAAGAGCATTGGTTTTGTTACACATCCACGATATAGTGGGGAAACATTGGTTTTGTTACAACATTATGGAAGCTTGTAACAAATAATACATCAAGCAACCTGAGTGATCATTAGTTTAagtatttttgtaagaaatacaACACAGAAACAGCGTTAAGTTAGTAGAAGAAAGAATGTAGCATGTTAAGGAACATGTTTGTGGTATGGGCTACATACGACGAGTCCCAAAATACATTGTTGCTTGCATCCGAACATGTGAAAGGGTTCAATCTGCAATCCAGGTAGCTCATCTCCTAGTATCCAGTTGCAGTGTGGAAACCTGCAAGAGAATTATCAACACAATGAGAAGAATTCTTGATTTAAAGAGTAGTTAATAACAGTTAAAAACTAAGCTATGTCTTTGGAGGGATACAGTGCTTATTACTAACCAAATACTTCATGATATTTCATGATTCTAAGACCATGTCATGTGGATTTGAAAACACCAGCCGGATTCGGATTCTGTTCAGCTCATTGTTCAACTTTGCTTTTGAATTTTCTGGCCCcattgttgtattctttgatacaCTGGCTTCCATCACAAagatttgtgttcttctttcCAGGAGCAGGCATCCGATAAGAGGGAGCCCTGAGTCCGTAAATGTCTCTCAAGAAAAAGCCCCTATGATACTTCAGCTGATGCGCTTTCGTTTCACTGCGCGTGCCTTTTCAAAAAATCTATTCAGCGCATTTGCTTTAGTCCTCATGCCGCCCCTATTCAATCCCGAGATCATTGTCGTGTACGCGGCAAAATCAGGCTCAACTCCTTTGAACTTGAGCGTACAGAACAAATCATATGCTTGTTCCACCATACAAGCCTTGCACATCCCATGAATCATGATAGTATAGGTAATAATATCAAGATCACTTCTAGTATTTTCCATATGTTGGAATGTTTTCAATGCTTTCCCTACCTCCCCATTAGCAAACAGACCAGCTAACACAATGTTGCAGCTCCTAATATTGGGAGGCAGACCAATAGAAGCCATCTTCCCAAAAACGCCTAGAGCGAGATCTATCTCCCCCGCTTGAAAATAACCCTGGATAAGAGTGTTGCAAGAGACTGTGTTTTCAGCCACACCTCTTTGAGACATCTCGTATAAAAGGTTAATCCCATCACGTAGCCTCGCCGACTTGAAAAACCCATTTGCAAGAGTACTGTAAGTGACTACATTTGGAGTGCACCCATTGCTTATCATCGAGTCAAGCATTTTTCTAGCCTCATCTACCCGACCATCCATGCAATGCGCATTGATAAGTGAACTGTAAGTGAAAACATTAGGATCTATAGacatttggatcatcttctcgCACACACCATCAGCCTTCAAAAGCTGCCGACATCTCACATAAGCATGGATTAATGCGGTGAAAGTGATAACATTAGGGTAGATATCCCTGGAGTCCATTTCGAGCAGTAGTCCCTCGGCGTCAGTCAATCTACCGGCATTACAAAGACCAGTAATGAGAGAGCTGTAGGTAACAACGTTGGGTtcaattcctctgtttttcataCGTTTGAAAAGCTCCAGCGCGCTATCCACAAGTCTCTTTTTACAAAGAGTATCAATGAGTATGGTGTCGACTACAACATCACGTTTAATTCCCATTTCCTCCATTTGTTCAGCCACATAAACAGCATCGCTAATACTATTCCTGAGACAGAACCCATTAACCAGGGAGCTAGCCGTTACAATGTCAGGCTCAATaccaagtttcatcattttcccaAGATAAGATAAAGCCATAGATGGTTGTAAGCAGCGGCAGAAACAATTCACTAAAATGTTGCAAGTATAAAGATCAGGTGAAATCTCCAAATGTTCTGTGTTCTCAACACAATTCCAGAGAGTGATTACAACATCATATCTCTTCATCTTGGCAATAGCAGTCAATACTTTATTGAACTCAACAATGGAAGGAAGAGGGTAAGACTCAACCATGAGCACGAACAAATTAAACGCATCTTCGCAGTCAAGATTGTGAAGCCCACTTCTCAATACGACTTTGTAATCAGTAGTAGAACCAGAGAAAGCTCGTACCCAGAGACGGAAACGGCAAAGTCTCGAGGAAGACGGAGCAAGAGCAAGAGCAAACCCAGGATCACTGTTCTTCAGAAaatgacgatgaagatgaagaaacccTTTAGCCGTTGAAGCAATCGAAGTCGCAATCGACCACCGCATCCAATCAAGTTTACTTCAGCTTGATTCGGGTTCGTTCCCAAACTCTGTCTCAGAAATTGCTgaatcataaaccctaaaccctacaAGGACATAGTGTTGTTGAGAGAACTGAGAATTGTGAAGAGAAGGCNaaaaaaaaaaaaaaaaaaaaaaaaagctcctaACCGGTTAAGGACCAatcgattttttctttttctattcttttaggtttttttggCTTAAAACGGTTTACAAAACCGAACCGGATTGCACAATTTCAAATTCGATCCTCTCCCAAGTCCCAAGTCCATTAGTCGAAAAGGTCTCACTCATGCTTCTCCAGTAGCATCCTCTTCTCTCGTCCGTCGCATATGTCGAAAAAGGCTCTTCTACTACTTAGAATCCCTCGATCGATCGATCGATCTAATGTACTTGTGTTCAGCCTTGTTATGTACTTTTcactaaaaatgttttagattAGTCTTTCTTTTGGAATCAGATGGTAATACCAAGAGATACTCTAGATTGTGGAAtacattgaaatatatatatatatatatatatatatatatatgtgtgtgtttttggtttatgcATTATGAGTCTAACAGTTTGATCTGATTCATCTTTATATAATATCACAACAGCATTTTAAGTAGTTACATGAACATAAAGTTAAGAAAAATGGTTTCTTTTACAACAATCTGGAAGCTTGATTTTTGACTGATATCAAAAAACTTAATGACaactgttttatgttttagaagAAAGAATGTAGTATGTTGAATATTGTGCCTGGTGGCATGGacctttcttatatatatatcactgaAACCGAGACAAGTCGTACTTCAGAATATGGCTTGCCACTATTGCGTTTGTCTTCTCTGTTGGGTGAAATGAGTCCCAAAATACATATTTGCTTGCATCAGAACATGTGAATGGGTTCATTTTATCACACAAGTAGCTCATCTCATAGTATCCTGTTCCGCAACACGCACTCCTTACATTTTGAAAACCTGCAATGCAATTAAGATATTTTCAGAGGAATTCTTGATTTGAGAGCCTTATCTCTTTGTTAGAAAACTTTTGTACTAACCAAATGCTTCAGGATGGTTTAGGATTTCTGAAACCAGATCATACGGATTTGAAAACACAAGCTGGAGTCCGTCAAGTTCTCTGTTCAGCTTGGAGACTTTTTCATTCATCTTGGTGTTGAAATCTCTAGCCACGTTGTTGTATTCTTGGATGCATTTGCTTCCATAAAAGATCTGAGTTGTTCTTTCCAGGGGCAAGCATCCAAAAGGAGAGAGTCCCGACAGAGACATCTTCCGAGCTCCGAGTCTGTAAATATCTTTCACAAAATCTCCTGCGATTCCTATCAGGAAGTTTTGGTACTCACTCACAGAGTACTTCCGTAACTTGCGGGGCAGAAGATAGTAATTCTCCAGGAAATCGTTGGTTCCAATACTAATCAGGTATAGTGACTCCTTAATAATCTCATTGGCTTTCTCTTCACCCAAGTAGCTTCTTAGCCTGGTCTGGTATTCTTTGTAGTACTCCACTTCCTTCCAAAGCGGCATCACAGACTTTAGCAAATTCattacattccaaaaaaaaccaTGTCAGTTTTAGCTTAACTAGGAGTATGTATGAAATCTAAATACACTACTATTATGATATATAAGTATGATTGACTTACTAACACAGCACTGGTTGCATTGTCTAAGCCGGTACCAGCTGAAGCGAAACAGACACCAGTGGCAAAGTCTACGATGTTGTATTCTGGATCTAGGTAGGCAGGGACTGCGTTCTTGAGTCCCAAACCTTCAGAAATGAAATCTGGTGCAATCCGACCGTTTGAGAATCTCCCGGTTGCTTTGCCATCTAAGTAATCTCGGCCATACGGCTGGAAGTTACTCTTTAGAACTGTAGAAATCTGGTTGTTGTTACCTGAATCAACAGTGGAGTCCCCAAACACGATAAGTGCAGGAACCTTCGCACCCGTTTCAGGTATCATCACCAAGAGCTGAGCTGTGAGCACCAAGAACGCAAGAACTCTGTTTCGCAGCATGATTTTACACAAGTTTTTTTCTGCAAAACAAGAACCTCACGATTTGATTGGGAAGAAACAAAGGGATCAAGCATTTAAGTTTGAGGAAAGAGAGGTACCTTCTATCGAACCTGGCACAATCCTGTAGTTACTAGGCTAGGCCCTTTGTTAGATTATTAAATACTCCTTAGTCTGATTTGTCTCTGTATATTTTTGGCTATCAGAGAGTTAGTTGAGGTGAGTAGTGGAGCCGAAAATGATTTGAGagtttcttttttagttttacagcaGAGGGCCGTATTTATAGCTACTTAAAAAGAGAGACAGACAAGCGAGAATTACTTAAAAAGTAGAGAAGGATTCTTCATACCCTTGCATGCTTCAGATATATGTAACGCATCTTCCTTTTTTACCGGGTTCACGCACAAAGCTCTACTCTCTCTTTTactagatatataaatattttttttggtagcaGACAGGGTCTTCAGTGTAAAGATTGGTTGCACTTAGTCAAGCAAAAGCTTTAAATCTCGGAAGCTACAATGGAGTcttatttgattaaaatctgAGATATGTTGTAAACTCTGTTGCACGTTTCAGGTCTTTTTAGTTCAACCATAGTTTTTGGTTGTTGGCTTGTTGCAACgacaagacaacaacaagtaaCGGCAAGAAAGTGTCTCTCATGCGTCAAATGTGACATTGCCATTAAAGTAACTTTGATTTCTTTAGTCTCAACTCTCAACTAAAGATCATATTTATTGttcaactttttgtttgtttgtttgtctcttAAAAAAGCTATAAATGTGGGCTCGCTTCCCATTGACAGGTGTGTTCTAACACAGGTTTGCGTTTTTGAATTAACGAGAATAGTACagggtaaaacaaaagaaatgtaatACTACTCCATTATAGGCTATATTAGTAATCAAGGTAGTCATTTATAGTTGTTGAATTATAGATAAGTAGTTGAACATTAAATTTTCACTTTCTCCCATCCAAATGAAGTCAAATCTACACAacctctataatttatttttactgaGTAGTAGTATATGAGAAACATACTGTACTACTATTTGTCCTGATTGATTAGTACGACTATATTATACCCAATCAGGACCAGGAGTTGGATGGACTGTGTCTGTcccaaaaaatagtaaaatacaagtgccttttggcttttgtttctctctagaGACTTCTCAAATTGCTATATTGAGTATGACGATATTACCCTCACTAACTCGCCGGATCAAATGAGTCAGTCTCAGCCACACCGCTCGTGCATCGGTAAGGGTATTTACGTAAATTGCTAAACCCCCCCCCCACCTTTCTCCCCTTCTCCACCAAGCACGGCTGTGTATGCAAGCAAATAAGCAGTTTCCTCAATTCAATTacatttctcttctcttctcttctcttctcttctctactcgTCTCTCCCTCTGATTGTCTCCCCCGTGATGTTGGTTTCGAGAATTTTGTCGCGAGTTTCCCGCAGCGCGGTCATGCGCTCCTCTATCTCCGCCGTCACTCTTCAGACGAGGAACCAGACTCCTATCTTCTCGAGCCGGTATCACTCCCTCGTTCGCGACTACCCACAcaaggtttgattttttgacTCAAATTTCATCACTTTCTGTGCCGAAGGGTTTTGTTAGGGTTTAAGAGGTTTCTCCAATCTGATCTCAATTCAGTGTTTCTAGAAATAATAGCTGAGTTCCGATAATGTTTCCTTGATCTCATGTGGTTTGAATTGTCAGATATGTATGTGTAAATGAGTTGATGCTCTTTCGTTTCTGCCTTAGATTTCTATAGGGGTTTTTTGCTTTGATTCATTTCACTTAGATTTATCCATTTTGCATCGTTTTGTTGGGGGCAGCTTGTTCCAGCTCAGATGTCTATGGATTCGTTTGCACTTCATAggttctctttttcttcctctacCTCGCCTGAATCagatgagaagaaaagcaaCTCTGAAGCAAGTGAAGAGAAAGCTACAGCCGAGGCAAATGAATCAGGAATTGACGCTGAATCAAAAGATCCTGTGACTGGTTATGCAGAAAGTAAGCGGAAAAGTGCTAAACGAGCTGCTGCATCTTCTAGTTCAGATtctgagagtgatgatgatgagttgtcAGCGGATGATTTGGTGAAGCTCCTAgctgagaaggaagaagagattaagcaaatgaaagataaagTTCTTCGTACTTACGCTGAGATGGAGAATGTCATGGACAGAACAAGACGTGATgctgaaaacaccaaaaagtaTGCCGTACAGGTTAGTCTGCTACTAGAACTTGGTTTGCAGCTTTTTACTATTCTATAATAAGTTTGCTTAAGTTATGTATGTACATTATATGTATgcagaattttgcaaagagccTTTTGGATGTGGCGGATAATCTCGGAAGAGCTTCTTCGGTTGTCAAAGAAAGCTTCTCAAAGCTTGACACTTCGAAAGATTCGGCTGGAGCTGCTCCATTATTAAAGACCCTTTTAGAAGGAGTGGAGATGACTGAGAAACAGCTAGCTGAGGTAAATATCAACATATGTAGTTATTAGACCTTTAAGTTAAGCAATGGAGATGAGACCGGTTAAATTAAATCTGTGTGCTACTGCAGGTATTTAAGAAATTTGGTATGGAGAAGTATGATCCTACAAACGAGCCATTTGATCCAAACAGACATAACGCAGTGTTCCAAGTCCCTGACCCTTCTAAGCCAGAAGGCACAGTTGCTCATGTCTTGAAggtaattatataaagtttgctcaattctttctctcttttattccaTAATGTATTATAGTCTTAAAAATCAATTAGTAACTATGGGTGTCTACATGTGCAGTATGGATACACGCTCTATGATAGAGTTATAAGACCAGCTGAGGTTGGTGTTACCCAGGGAgaagagaacgaagaagaaaagaaagagtctGATGCTTAAGAAGAAGTTAGTTGGTTTTCATAAATTTTGCTACGGTTCTATGTTTCGAGTTCATGAACATCTTCTCGAGACTTTTGAGTCATAGTTTTCTCTTGTGGTTTGGTTATTCATTAGATGAACAAGATCTCGCATAAGTTGCTGGACATGGCAGGAGAAATCCTGCTTCTGTGTCCGTTTACTCGATCTCCCTGAAGCTTTAATTGCATgggaaaaatacaattttacagttttaaTTGATTAATCAGATACAAATTATGGTTTTACATGGTCTGATACAACCAGAAGCTAACCAAAGGGAAAAACGCTGAAAACAGAGTCACCCTCATTTCTTTAAAACACCCCCTGTAACTTATCTTGAAGAATCTCTCCGAGCTTTACATAAAGCACTTTCTGCTCCTCATGTCCCAGACCCCTTGATATCTGCAGGTATAATACAATCAAATATTTACAATGAGTCTACGTAATTTTAAGTGAATTGTGATTCTAACCTGGTCTAGGATCATCTCGACGCTGTACTGATTTACAATGAACGAATGGATGTAGATGTATGCGAAAAACGACATAACATTCTGTTGAGGCAACAAGATTGGGTTAAAACTATGAAAAATTATCATATTGTTCATCTGTCATTGTCAATCTTAGTGGCTCTTACTTGGCAATCCATTCTATCTGTAAATCCTCCATGTCCTGGTATGCTGTCTCCGAAATCCTGTCAAAGCGACAAAACCAAGTTAAGATTCGCTCTGTGATAACAAAACCTTCTGATTGTTTGAAATTGTCTAACCTTGATCTTGAAAGCTCTTTTGAAACCGCTTGCGAAGAAACCACCAAAAGGTGCTATAGCGGATGCGAATAGACCGAAATAGAAAGCATGCCATTGGACAGGCAGAATCGAGATCTCTTTCCATGGAGACTGTTAAGCAACAGAGTTCAGTTTCAAAACAAAGACTTCGTTGTCTAGTTCTCATGAAAAGGTACTAAATTGCTTACAAATGGAGCAATCCAAAAGGGCAATGAGTAATACTCTGGCCTGAAGAGAGGGCCTGGATCACAATGAAGCCAACCAGTCGAAAAATCCTGCAAAGATGCAACATAACGATTAAGTAAAGGCCAAGACGAAAACCTCGCAATGGAGATTTCATTTTTGGTTACCTTCCTTGGACATGTAAGCCATTGGAATTGGCCTAAGACATTAGCAAACTGGTGTAAGAAGCAAATATATATCAGTCTTGAGACAAAAAGAAAGGGTAACGTTATAAATAAGTGGATCAAATGATTGAAGATGATTATTACAAAAAACGCAGAGATTATGGTTACTACTGATGCTCCAACGTAACCTTCCCATGTTTTCTTTGGAGACAACTTGATGAGCGGAGTTTTCCCGAAATAGAAACCGAAGAAATAAGCCGCTACATCGTTCATAGCAATAACCGCTGCTGGCATAAGAAACCTGCATAGATTTATCCATTTTAGAAGCAAGAAGTTAGGACCCGGGGAAAACGACTTATTACATTTGAATCCATTTTACCAGAAGATCCCTTCAAATATATTGGCAACGATGAAAGAAGATTGAGCAAGCACAACGATAAGGATCATATGTGTCCAAGCGTATTGCCCAAACTGATACCTatacgtcttcttcttcaacgtaAGGATAAACCATATGAAACCTTAATGGAAATGAAACTGTTAGCAAATTTCAGAATGTGAGTGatgttggtgaagaagaagaataagaagaaagaaacacacacacaaacctgCAATGTACAAGAAGTACCAAATAATCATCTGGTACTTGATTAGACCACTCACAAGCTTGTAGATGAATCTGTCTGAAGAAACAGTGTTGACAAGCTGCTGTTGAAGTATACGTCCATAGACAAACAGCATAGCCGTGAAGAAGAAGTGCCAATTCAAGAGCCTGAAACCAGGTAAGCGACGCTCTTCATGAGCTCTtctaagaagaaagaagagctcTCTGGCCATGAATATCTGTATAACCACAACCATAGCCCAGATGTATAGATGGCCCATGTAGATAATAAACATAACTCCACCGAGCATCCAGAGAGATGAGCATGTCCTTATCCACATTGATTGGTACTTGTTCCTATCACCAAGCAACAGATTGCTTACTCTGCTTACATTGCTTCTGCTCGCCTCAGCTAAATTCTGAAtattgggagaaaaaaaaagacaatcaaATCATTTCAAGAATCTCAAGAcatttaacaagaaaaaaaaaagagcgtttggctttattatatatatatatatacctcgcTTGATCGCCTGCGGTGGCGAATGCGGGCAGTGGGAGAGCTAGGAGCATAATTGTAATCCCTTGGTGAATTAGGAATGTTGGGATAATGGTTATCTCTCTGGTTACTACTCATTCGAGACGTCGATGTATTAGGATGACTATTCTCTCTCAGCTTTCTAATTCGAGGAGAATGTGGTTTGAGATCTTTCTCCATTGCCATCGAGGAAATGCTCTCAGTTCCTGGATTAAGGATTCTTCAAAATCAGTCAACGATGATGATTTGAGTTTCTTGTATTTTCAAAATGTCACGTCTTAATGAGCACAAACATATTCAAAAGAGATAACTTGCGTAACAAGCATTAACAAAGGATTTAGATTGAATGTGTAAAAGCCTAGAAATCTAAAATGATGTATCAAAGCACAACAAAGATGTCATATTCAAAAAAGTTAACATTTTGACCAACACATTCGACCGGTTAGAAACAAATGGGATACAATAGTTGCAAATAAAAGAGAAggaacttacaaaaaaaaaatgaagcttCTGGATTACTTGATAGAGATGATTGAaaatgagaaaccctaattagagaaaacaaaaatgtgaagaaTCTCAAAGGTGaggggaagatgaagaaggagggAGGGAGGTGGTGGATGAGAGCACCTATATTACTTTATTAGCGGTAAGGAGGCTTCAATCATTTTGCCGAATTAGAAAAAACCAGAATTACAAATAAACTATTCATGTCGCGCTACTCACGTTTATATAGGAGTGAACGACACGTATCATTAAAATACTATTTGGGCTGGGTCGTATATTTTCAGAAAGCCCATAATAAGTAAGGCCCTTTACGTGATGATGAGTCATCAGTGCGCTcaccttttttgttgttgttgtagtgtTTTTTATCTCATTAATTATTGAGTTCCGTAAAGTAGGACCCATTTCTCCCGTTTCCCAACCTCCATAACCATAGtttttgagatttctctgtttcctatgctactctctttctctttctctctcaccaTCACAGTGACTATTCATCGGAGAGCTTCAGATCTAAAAAGAGacgaagataaaaaaagaacacaCTAATTTCGGTAAGTAAGCCATCTTCTTCTACTGCTGACTTCGATTAGTTTCAAGGCATTGactcttttactttcttttttttgactgTTTGAGTTCTTGCTTAGCTTTATATCACCAATGCAGCAGCAATGCTGTTCGATTTATGTGAAGTTAGTTCTTCTCGTCTTTGCTTGAGTTTCATCTTTTAactgctttctttttcttgataaaGAGCTTCACCATTCTTGCATTTTTGGGTCTTGCTTAAGGGTTTTGTTCCGAGGTTCAAATGCTCTTTCTGATTCATTCGGGTTTCCGATAAAGGTTGCAACTTTGGTTTCTGATTcaaatgctctttttttttgcttttgtaggAAACCTTCTGATTCATAATAATGGCAGTGACGGAAGCTGAGAATCCTCTTGTTGGAGAATTTACTTGTGGCACTTTACTACAGAAGTTGCAGGTAAATTTTGTAACACACAAACGCAACCTAGCTTTTATAGTAGTAAGGTTCCAAGAACTCAATGGACACACTTTTGTTTATATAGGAAATCTGGGATGAAGTTGGTGAGAGTGATGAAGAACGAGACAAACTGCTTCTTCAGATTGAGGAGGAGTGTCTCAATGTTTACAAAAAGAAGGTTGAGCAGGCTGCAAAATCTCGCGCAGAGCTTCTCCAGACCTTGTCTGATGCCACTGTTGAACTTTCCAATCTCACATCTGCTCTAGGGGAAAAAAGCTATATTGACATTGTAAGTCATCTCTCACGTCTAGAAGTGGAATGAGATTATTAGATGATCTATAGGGTGATTCAATGTCTTTGTCTCGATTGCAGCCAGATAAGAGTTCAGGGACGATCAAAGAACAGCTCTCTGCAATAGCACCTGCTCTTGAACAACTTTGGCAACAGAAAGAGGAAAGGGTCCGTGCGTTCTCTGATGTACAATCACAGATTCAGAAGATATGTGAAGAGATTGCTGGCGGTTTGAATAATGGGCCTCATGTGGTTGACGAGTCTGACTTGTCGCTGAAGAGATTAGATGACTTCCAGAGGAAACTCCAAGAGCTCCAGAAGGAGAAGGTAAATTATTAGTTTGCATATGGTTGATGTGTGGTCTATGTTTGCCTTCAGGCCAGAACTAAACTGCTTTGTGTTTGGGTAGAGTGATAGGTTGCAGAAGGTGCTCGAGTTTGTGAGCACGGTGCATGATCTATGTGCTGTCCTTGGTTTAGATTTCTTAAGCACTGTCACTGAAGTTCATCCGAGCTTAGATGAGGCTAACGGTGTTCAAACCAAGAGCATTAGCAATGAAACACTTGCCAGGTTGGCTAAGACTGTCTTGACTCTTAAAGAAGATAAGATACAAAG
The sequence above is a segment of the Camelina sativa cultivar DH55 chromosome 10, Cs, whole genome shotgun sequence genome. Coding sequences within it:
- the LOC104717550 gene encoding upstream activation factor subunit UAF30-like, which gives rise to MLPQRLKKAITDNPKKLGNLIDLVNLPSTLREFVGQSQISRLGCFMRVWSYIKTNNLQDPTNKNVVNCDEKLKSILLGKQRVELVELPSLIKLHFPKEPK
- the LOC104717551 gene encoding pentatricopeptide repeat-containing protein At4g26800-like produces the protein MRWSIATSIASTAKGFLHLHRHFLKNSDPGFALALAPSSSRLCRFRLWVRAFSGSTTDYKVVLRSGLHNLDCEDAFNLFVLMVESYPLPSIVEFNKVLTAIAKMKRYDVVITLWNCVENTEHLEISPDLYTCNILVNCFCRCLQPSMALSYLGKMMKLGIEPDIVTASSLVNGFCLRNSISDAVYVAEQMEEMGIKRDVVVDTILIDTLCKKRLVDSALELFKRMKNRGIEPNVVTYSSLITGLCNAGRLTDAEGLLLEMDSRDIYPNVITFTALIHAYVRCRQLLKADGVCEKMIQMSIDPNVFTYSSLINAHCMDGRVDEARKMLDSMISNGCTPNVVTYSTLANGFFKSARLRDGINLLYEMSQRGVAENTVSCNTLIQGYFQAGEIDLALGVFGKMASIGLPPNIRSCNIVLAGLFANGEVGKALKTFQHMENTRSDLDIITYTIMIHGMCKACMVEQAYDLFCTLKFKGVEPDFAAYTTMISGLNRGGMRTKANALNRFFEKARAVKRKRIS
- the LOC104717552 gene encoding GDSL esterase/lipase At4g26790; amino-acid sequence: MLRNRVLAFLVLTAQLLVMIPETGAKVPALIVFGDSTVDSGNNNQISTVLKSNFQPYGRDYLDGKATGRFSNGRIAPDFISEGLGLKNAVPAYLDPEYNIVDFATGVCFASAGTGLDNATSAVLSVMPLWKEVEYYKEYQTRLRSYLGEEKANEIIKESLYLISIGTNDFLENYYLLPRKLRKYSVSEYQNFLIGIAGDFVKDIYRLGARKMSLSGLSPFGCLPLERTTQIFYGSKCIQEYNNVARDFNTKMNEKVSKLNRELDGLQLVFSNPYDLVSEILNHPEAFGFQNVRSACCGTGYYEMSYLCDKMNPFTCSDASKYVFWDSFHPTEKTNAIVASHILKYDLSRFQ
- the LOC104717553 gene encoding uncharacterized protein LOC104717553: MLVSRILSRVSRSAVMRSSISAVTLQTRNQTPIFSSRYHSLVRDYPHKLVPAQMSMDSFALHRFSFSSSTSPESDEKKSNSEASEEKATAEANESGIDAESKDPVTGYAESKRKSAKRAAASSSSDSESDDDELSADDLVKLLAEKEEEIKQMKDKVLRTYAEMENVMDRTRRDAENTKKYAVQNFAKSLLDVADNLGRASSVVKESFSKLDTSKDSAGAAPLLKTLLEGVEMTEKQLAEVFKKFGMEKYDPTNEPFDPNRHNAVFQVPDPSKPEGTVAHVLKYGYTLYDRVIRPAEVGVTQGEENEEEKKESDA
- the LOC104717554 gene encoding phosphatidate cytidylyltransferase 3-like, with the translated sequence MAMEKDLKPHSPRIRKLRENSHPNTSTSRMSSNQRDNHYPNIPNSPRDYNYAPSSPTARIRHRRRSSENLAEASRSNVSRVSNLLLGDRNKYQSMWIRTCSSLWMLGGVMFIIYMGHLYIWAMVVVIQIFMARELFFLLRRAHEERRLPGFRLLNWHFFFTAMLFVYGRILQQQLVNTVSSDRFIYKLVSGLIKYQMIIWYFLYIAGFIWFILTLKKKTYRYQFGQYAWTHMILIVVLAQSSFIVANIFEGIFWFLMPAAVIAMNDVAAYFFGFYFGKTPLIKLSPKKTWEGYVGASVVTIISAFFFANVLGQFQWLTCPRKDFSTGWLHCDPGPLFRPEYYSLPFWIAPFSPWKEISILPVQWHAFYFGLFASAIAPFGGFFASGFKRAFKIKDFGDSIPGHGGFTDRMDCQNVMSFFAYIYIHSFIVNQYSVEMILDQISRGLGHEEQKVLYVKLGEILQDKLQGVF